tcaggaggagcaggagagccGAGAGCTGGCCCCCGGGCATCCTCCTGCCGTGCCGCAGCTCCATCGCCCtggcctgctcctgctcctgctccttcttctcctgctccttttttttcccctggagccGCAGCCGagcccttttttttatttttattttgccccctctccttccttccccgaGGACCCCTCAGCGCCGGGGGGAAGCGGCGGTGCTGGAGGGGGCTGGCGGCAgcggggctgctgctctgcagctctccatgctcctgtgagctgcaggaggagggagggagggacagaGGGATGGATGCAGCAGCGtgacggcacggcacggcacggcacgggcgggtggccttggggacacgtGCCCCCAGCACGGGGGGCTGCGTGCCACGGAGGGGGGGACCCCCAGGGCAGGCGGTGGCTCCGTTCAGgctctgctttgatttttttggggggtgctgCCCACTCCCAGCGCTTCACCCCGgctgccctgggtgctgccaaggcctgggggggggttggaggttgggggtggcgggggggggctctgggctgCCCGTCCCAGGCACGGCGCTCGCGGCCAACAATGAGCCCAGCCAGCTCCGAGCCCTGCGCAGCTGCCCGCGGGGCTGGGTGGCagcggggggcagcccccaagggtgctcggggtgggcgcagggggtgcaggaggagggcGGGCACCCGCCCTGTTTGCCTTGGCCCCCTCCCAAACCACCTGCAAATGCTGGGAAAAGGCCCTCAGAGGATttcacgccccccccccctcccgcacACACTTTCCCGGCTCTTATCCGGGTTGGGCAAACAGAGCTCGAGTGGCACCTTGGCAGCCCCAGCGCCCCCCGAGGACCCTATAAATCCCCCGTTCCTGCTGGCAGCGGGGCAGGAGCTGCGTGGTGAGGGCAGAGATGGACGGCAGCTCCAAGGAGGCGCTGCTAGAGGAGGCCCCCCCGGTAAGGAGCACCCAGCACCCGGCCCCGCCGGCACGGGGCTGAGCCTGGGCTCACCCCgctgtttcccccccccccctttccccaggAGTACACGGCCTCCCCCCGCCTCCCCTGCGTCCCCCAGCAGCTGAAGAGCCTCctgatggtggtggtggccgTGGTCttcctggtggtgctggtgggggccttcctcctgctggggctgcacctCACCGAGACGCACGCCGAGACGGTGCGCAAAGAGGGGGGGCGCACGCATTGCGCCCAGCGGGGGGCTTCCaggggtgtcccccccctccacGGTGACTCCGTCCCCTTCCTCCCTGCAGGTTTTGAGGATGAGCATCGAGGGGCTGGGCGCCCAagggcccccccagcacctctccaTGAGCAGGAAGGAAAGGATCGGGACGTTCGCCGTGGCCGAGGGGCGCAATTCCTCCGCGCTGCTGGTGTACGACTACGGCAAGGTTCGGGTGCcacggggggctgggggggggctgagcaCGGGGTTGGGCTGACGGGGGGGCTGCCTGCACGCAGCTGCTGGTCAGCTACAGGTCCTGGCTGCACCGCGTGTGCTTCATCACCCGCGTGGATGAGGACAACCTCCCCGGGCTGGACGCCGTCACCGAGGTTTTCCAGCGGCGCCAGGTGAGCCCAGCCTCGTGCCCGCAGCctgggcacctgggaagggcgCCGCTGGGCTTGTGGCAAGCTTTTCCTCCAGGCCACGGTGGCCACGGGTGGCCAGAGCTCCCGCTGTGTCTCCGCAGGGCGAGGGGAaggctggtgctgagcccctgGCTGACCGCTCCATCCTGGGCACCACCGCCAACGTCCTCTGCAGCTCCGTGCCCATTTACTGGACCtagcaggggctggggatgaggagggggcgtcccccccgtgccccctgtGGTGCCCCTCtgggctccttcctcctcctcctcatcatcctcatcctcatcatcATCGTCGGCTTCATCACCGGCCTCGGCACCGCGTGGTGCTTGCAATAAATGATTGGGGTTCGCTGCGGGATGTGCGCTGCTGTCGGCAAAGTAAAGCTGGGCGCTGCCTCCAgtcctgctctcctcctctccctgcgcCTGGGGTGGTCCCCGAGGGGTCCGGCGTGGGGGGAGCACCCCCGGTGTTGGTTTAATCAGGGGGGGGTCAGGTCCAGCCCCAGCCGAGGGGCACCGGAGGGCTCGGCGTCCCCAGCCCCGGCGTCCCCAGCCCTttggggcacccagcacccaaagTGCAGAAAAAGTTCCCGTCCCTCTCCCGTCCTCACCCACACAGGGACAGAGGGACCGCAGGTCACATCCCCGGGGCCAGcagggcacccatgggtgccacccCAGCTTGCCCCCTGCGCCCTCCGTGCGCCCCACGTCCCCCTGCTTCAACCCCACAGCAGCCAGGGGCACCCTCGGGGCTCACCCCCATGTGTCCTGCTGGGGATCTGGGGATCCGAAGGGACAAAAAagaggctgggggggacccGTGCCAGCCCCCCAGGGGCGTTGGACCTCCCCACGTGTCACCGTCACCTCTCCatccctgccccgtgcccccctgGCTGGGAAGGGGCGCACGCAGCCAGGCAGGGGCTCTGCGCCCCCCCCTGCACAAGGCAagacccccccgggggggtccccatcctgctcagcaccccgggggaggaggcagggggcaAGATGTGGGGCAGACCCACAGCCATGGCTGCTTGGGGACCGTGCTGGGGACCCAGGGTGGCCAAGAGGTCACCGATGCGGTCCCAGCACCCTCGGGACCAAGGCCCTGGAGCACCCGGCCCCAATCCGTGCTCCGTGGCCCCCTGCCATGGTGACCCCGCTCCTGCCCCAACGCTGCGGCTCGCGGGGACCCTTTTGATGTCCCCTCTgtgttttccccttccccagcacctccaggtgCCCGAGGTGGCGAAGGGTCACGGGCACGGGGCCAGGTTCCCCTTTGGCTGCCTCCGTCCCCGGATGCTCCACCCTGGAGGGCAGCTTGAAGCCCTTGAGGAGGGTTTGCTTTGGCCCCAAATCCCGCTCCGGGGCAGCAGAGAGGTCCCCGTGCCCTGGGGACAAGTGTCCTCAGGCCCTCTTGAGCTGCAGGTTCCCAGGGGAAAGCAGCTCCGGGCAGGGCGCTGGGCAAACACCGCCGGGAGCGGGCGGCACACCCGAGTGGCACCACGAGGCTGCTCGTGGGGGccgcccccttccccaccccaaaaccccccaaataaagccgctgccccagctgctgtgggctgcccaggctgggaggtggaagaggaagaagaggaggaggaggaggaggcagagatgGAGAGCAGCATGAAGCAGGTGGCAGTCGAGGAGCCGCTGGTGAGTCCCCGCGCCCCACGGAGCGGTGCCACGCTTGCGCCCCCCCTCTGCGTGCCTCGTGGAGACCCAGCACCCCCCACACGCACCCCCAAGGGCGAGCAGGGTGGGAGCTGAACCCCAGCGAGCCCTTCCCACCCCCATTTCACCCCTTGGCCCCTTATATCAACATCTCTCCACCTTTTTCACGCCCGCAGGACGCCGACAAGGGCTGCTgcggctcctgctgcctgccctgcgcCCTTTGCTGCCCCAAATGCTCGCGCTGCTGCCGCCccggctgctgcagcctcaAGGGCTGCCTGTGCTTCGTGCCTCGCCTGCTCTGCTACCTGCCCCGCaagctgctcagcagctgccaCCACCTCAAGTGCCTCCTCatcgtggtggtggtggtggtcctGCTGGTGGTCATCATCGCCGGCGCCCTGCTGATGTGGCTGCAGGTGGAGCGGGGCCACCCCGACGCCGTGAGTAGGGTCCCCAGGGCTCCCCGGGGacgggcagggggcaggggttGAGCtcccccccctgtccccaggtCCTGCGGTTGGGCGCGGGGAGGGCGTGGGAAGAGGACGCGGCCACTTTCTACGTGGACGGCGGAGCTGGAAACCCGGCCACGGTGGTCTACGACTACAAAAACGTGagtggggggggaaggaaagggggTGGGGGTCCAtagggtgggatttggggtcaaaCCCACCCGGCTCTGCGTGCGCACAGCTGCTGGTGAGCTACAGGTCGCGGCTGCACCACGCCTGCTACGTCACCCGCATGGACAAGGACAACATCCCGGGGCTGGATGCGGCCACCCAGGCTTTCCAGCGCCGGCAGGTGAGCTCTGGAGGGGCAGGATCAGGTTTTGGGGGGGCACAGGAGCCTCTATGGGggcacaggaggctccctgggGGCGCAGGAACCCCCCAAAGGTGAGGGATGGAAACGGGGGCGCCCTGCATTTCTcccccaggctgagcagaggCTGGCCATGCCCCTGGACGACCGCTCCCTGCTGGGCACCACGGCGAGCATCCTCTGCAGCATCGTCCCCGTTTACTGGATTTAGGGCAGGCTGGGTGAGTTTTGGGGTACtgggggggggtttaggggtCCCCCACCCACGCAGCGGCACCCTCACGGCGTCACCTTTGCCTTGCAGCAGCCCCGACGGCCACGGCGTCACCTCCAGCCCTCCTCCTGCACAGCACCGGGACGGGAGCATCGCCAGCAGCaccccccctgccagcccccacaTCCCAGGGGGCTGcaaaatttggggagggggctggtggcggggggccgggggtgtCTGCTGGGGCGAGCGCCTCACGCCGCCTGCGCCTGTGACACGTCTGGTTTGTCACTTTGTCTTCTCAGCTTCTCCGAGCCCAAGTGCCAAAATGAGCttaaaaaaacccaaaaacatttaaaaccccCAAAATTCTCCATTCTGCTTCTCTGCTTGCCCAGTGACCTCGGCTGGGGCTTGGAGCACCGGCCTGGGGGGCGATTCCGCCGCAGTCCCCAGCTGGATGCCCAGCtgaaaatgtccccaaatgtgcCAAAAGTGTCCCCTCGGAGCCGAATAAAGGACGAGGGGAAGAAACCAGGTCCCGGAGCTGTTCCTGGGGACACCCCCGTGACGGAGCCggctgtgggggggggtccctgccaCCCCCACGGAGAGCAGAGCGCCCCCATTTAcgcccccatccctccccacaTCCCGGAGGAGCTTTGCGCACCGCAGAATCGTGGCTGGAGCAGGGAAAGGAGcccggggaggggacgggggggggtgggaacagggagctgtgccccccccctccgggATGGGAGCCGGCCAGCAGCGCAGCTGCCTCCCCCCTCGCCTGGCTCCGGCCCCCGCAGCTCCCCCCCGGGACGCTGCAGCTGCATCTGGCCGGGACGCGGCGCGCCTGGCCGGGGTTCCCCGCAGCTCCGGGGCGCCCCCCCCTCATCCCCTcgcctccccccggccccacagcaCCAGCAGGCGTGAAACGGGCCGCGAGGTTTTAttttaacccccccccaaaaccccttccTCAGCCTCGCAGGCAGAGGGGCGCGCGGAGCGGTGCCAGGGCTCTGCGCCCCCTCGCCGTGCCGGAGCTCTCCAAAACCCTCCAAAATCCTCCAAAACCCTCCAAAATCCTCCCAAATCCTCCTCCCCCCACACCACGGAGGCCGGGAGAGGTGAGGAGGGGCGGCAGCGTCTCCAGGggatggtttatttttttttggggtacCCTCAAAGCGCGCGTCAGCAGCCGGGAGCGCAGGCGGAGGagtttttggggagggggtcccggctccccccggcgCCCGGGGCCACGCAGAGGGCCTCGCACTGCTCCCGGCTCTCGAAGCGGTTGCGgctgcccccgcagcccccgtaCCAGAAGAGGGAGCAGCGCCCGGGCTCCTCGAAGAACCACTTGGGCGAGTAGGAGCGGCACGGCCCCGCGTCCCGAGCCTCCAGGCAGGCGGCTGCAAGGCACCAGGGGACCcccgggggggttggggaggggatAAACCCCCCCCTGCGCCCTGCCCGGTGCACGggggctgcacccccagctcgcaacccccccaaaattctCCTCACCCCGCGTCGCGTTCCCCTCTCCGGCTCCACGGGGACCTGTCCAAGGTGGGCGCAGCGTCAGCGCAGCCGGCTGGGGGtgccctgctggggaggggggcgcctccccacgcccccccaCGCCCTCCCCACGCCTACCGGTGCCCACGCAGGTGTGGACGCAGTCCTTCTGGGTGCCGAAACGGTTGGCGttgcccccgcagcccccgtaCCAGAAGCGCTCGCAGGTCCCCGTGTCCCTCCGGTGGTACCAGCGCAGCGAGAAATCGGCGCAGGCGGTGCCGGGGTCCTTATCCAGGGCGCACAGCCCGGGCACGACCACCGCCCTCCGGCCCTTCCCGGGGCTGGGGGATGCCGTGGGCAGCCCCCTGAGGGGCACGGAGAGGCTCTCGGGGGTCCTGGGAGGGGAGATGGGTGCCAGCCCCCCCCCTGGTATGCGCCCGGGGGAGAGGAGGCGCAGCCCCCACCCGCCGGGGGGTGGCCCCGGTGCTGCTCACTCACTGCGCGGGGGTCCCCGGGGACGGCTCGGTGGTGTTGGCACCGGAGGGAGACGACCCCtgggggcaccctggggtgctggggtgccGGCTGCTCTCCGCTGCGAcgcaggagagaaaaatgatggaggggcagggaaaaaaaaataaggtttggGGCTCCAAGCTGCCTCCTGGGAACCCGTCCCCACCCAGAGCAGGACCCGGTggtgctccagcccccagcacggCTCACCCCAAAGGCTCCGGAGGAAGCCCAGCGCCATCCTCTCGGCGTACCCCATCTCAGGACCCTGCACCGAGCCCAGGCGCAGCTCGTGGTGCCGCCACCCCGCCAGCACCTCTGGCACCGCCGCCTCCGGCCTCTCCGTCCCGTTCCGACCCAGGGACAGCAccaagaccccaaaatccctgCAGCGGGAGAAGGGCACCAGCGCCTGCCTCGCCTCCCCATCCCACAGCGCCCTGTCCCCCGTCCCCACCACGAAGAGGACGCGGAGACAGCCACGGGTGCCCCCCGGGAAGACGTGCCGCAGCGCCCACGCCACCGCGCCGCCGGGTGCCACCGCGGCCACCCTGGGCACCAGCGCGAGGCGGAGGCGCTCCCGGAGCTGCTCCccggggctctgcagccccaaatcgacctcccccaaaccctgctGGGGGGTGGTGGGGCCGGTCAGCACCAGGGTGACGCGGGCACCCCGCTGCGCCGGCTGCAGGCGCCCTAAGAGGTTGCCAAAAAGCTCTGCCACGGCCTCCAGGCTCCTCGCCGGCAGCGCCGCGTTGTCCACCACCAGGGCCAGGTCAGCGTCCAGGCGCAGAGGGTTGCGGGGCGGCgcagctgcagggcagcttTCGGGGTGGCAGAGGTCTGGGGGGAGCGAGGGGGGGCACAGGATGAGCCAAaagggggggtgctgggggtgctgagccccgtGGCAGCCCCGCTGCCTTACCGAAGCAGAGCACGCAGGGCAGCAGggtttgctgcagcagctccgtgtCCCTGTCTGGCTCTGCCGtggagagctggagcacctGGAAGAGGCTGTTCACCTgcgggggggggaaaaaataagctcGGGGTGGTCACGGGGCTGGTAGCCACGTGGCTCTGGGCGCAGAACCTCACCTGGAAAGCTCGCACCACCTCGGGCAGCGGGCTGAAGGTGAGCACCACGGGCACGATGCCCAGCGCTTCGTACTGCAGGGCGACCTCCCCGACGCCTTCCAGAGCCTGGTTGCGACCGCTGGTGACAAAAAGGGCCACCTTCCTGCCCAGCACGGCCCGCCGCACCCTTTTGAGGGTGTGGAGCCCCACGAAACGCATGGCGGAGGCCAGGCGGCCCCGCTGGGACGAGCGGCTGGGCGAGAGGCGGCGGAGGCGCCCCAGCAGCGCGGCCCCGCTCTGCGCCTCCCCGAAACGCAGCAGGTAGCTGGGGGAGGCCGCGTAGGACAGCACGGCCACGCGAGCCCCCGCCGGGCAGCCGGCCGGGGAGACGTGGAGGTCgctcagcagcagggccagcagctccttcatGCGGGAGAAGAGAGGCGGCGGCACCGTGGATGAGGtctccagcaccagcaccagctccgTGGGGAAAAGGGGGCAGGAGGGCGAGCTGGAGGCTGCGGGGGGATTTGGGCAGCTCCAGGACGAGCCCTGCTGTGGTGTCCCCCGCCTGCACGGCCACCCCCTGAGCATTTTCCATAATTTTTCCCCTGTTCCCTatcccctctgccaccaccccccgtccccgtccccgctcACCGCAGCGCTGGCGGATGAAAGCCTTCAGCTCgcagggctggaggggagcagggagcgaGGTCAGCCCCAAAGCTTGCTGCAGCCAGGGGGGTGCTGAACTccccccccaccagcccctGGTCCTACagattttggggctggggtcccGTCCCCATCCGGCCCTTACCGTGGAGGGGGGGATGCCCGGAGAGCCCTTGGGgccctggaggaggaggagaggagaaaaataaggagaaaaaaggcattaaagGATGGGACAGGAAAACGAGTCCCACTGGGGGTGTCCCCATTGGGGGTGTCCCCATCAGGGGTGTCCCCATTGTGGAGGGccaaaaaaaagggagaaaaagggaatTTGCAGAGCGTCACCATCACCCCCGGTGGTCCCAGGCTGCCGTGGCTGCCGGCTTCTCCTTTGCTCCCAGGCTCTCCCTGGAAAATTCGGCTccctgagccagcagcatggccaaagggggggtcccgggggggctgtGCCCCCTACTCACCATGCGCCCAGGCAGCCCTCGCCTGCCCTTGTCCCCGCGGGCTCCTCGCTCGCCCCGTTGGCCCTggaggggaggctcagggggggGCTGGCCGGGtccccagcccccttccccGGCCCCGTGCGCTCACCTGCACCCCCGGGAACCCCGGCAGCCCCCGAACACCCTTGGGGGGAGCAGCACCAGTGAGCACAGCACCCTCCTGGCAGCCCCGGGGGCACGGTTCCagctctgtcccccccccctccaggtACCTTCGCTCCCTGTCTCCCCGGGGCGCCTCGCCGGTCGCACCCGATCTCGCCCTAGGAGGGGAGAAAAACccccaaaccatttttttttttttttttttgcaggattTTCATAAATATCTGTGTTCCCAAAGCCTCAGAGTGTCCCCAAGGGGCTGCGGGTGCCTTGTCCCCACCGGgcagccctgtccccaaggGGCACCCTGCCCAGCCTTACCAGGGCACCTTTGGGTCCCCGAGGTCCCGCGTTCCCCTTCCTGCCCTTGGCTCCTTCCTGGCCCTGGAAGAGACATCggggcagcaggctgggggcacagggggggctGCGATGTCCCTCACCACCCTACAGCTCACCTTGTCCCCTTTGGGGCCGGCTggtcctgcagctcccacaggaCCCTCAGCTCCGGGCGCACCCTGGGCGAGAGGCAAAAGCGGCTCAAGGTGGGCACCCAGCGGGACCCCCAGCGGGACCCCCATCACGGGGAGGGGGTCAGCACCTGAATTCCTCTGCTCCCCGGGCTGCCGCTGACACCTTTTGTCCCCCGTGGCCCCGGCACCCCCTGCGGAAGGAGAGTGGGGGGCAATAGGGGCACCCGCACGGGGCAGGGGGGGGTCACCCCGGCCTCACCTGTGCGCCTTCGTGCCCCTTCTCGCCCCCCTGCCCGGCGCTGCCGCGGTTCCCCTTCTTGCCCTGCGAGGGGATGGGATGGCTCCGGGTGTCCCCAGCCCTTGTGGGGGGGGGAAGACCCCAAATTtgaccccccccccggaccccctaCCTGCACTCCCGGCTGCCCTTTTTGGCACGAGGTCTGCGGGGGGAAGCACGGTCACCGGCCACGTCCCCAGCTCGTGGTGTTGTCACggcccccccgtgtccccccccattGTCACCAGCACCTACCGGGTGAGCCGGGGGGCCCGGTGGCCCTGGTGGTCCCTGGGGACCATCTGGACCGGGGTCACCCTGCAAAAGGAAACCTTCCAGTCCCCAAAATGATCCTAAAGGACTGGTTTCTCCCCAAAAACTGCATCCCagcacccccccacacaccatCCCGGCCCCCTCCAGCCTTTACCTGGGGgcccccttctcctctccacCCCGGGGGGCCGGGCTCGAGGCTGCTCCTCCCGGGTGGTCCCTGGGGAACAGAGGGGGGTCAGCGAGCACCCAGGGCACCCCAGagcccccagggaccccaaccCACACTCACCACCGCTCCGCGGGGACCTGGGGGTCCCTTCTCCCCCCGGGCACCCCGGGAGCCTTTCTGCCCCTGGGTGGAGGTGAGAGGAAAGGATTTAGGGTGCGGGTGGAGGGcgaaggaggcagcagcacccgAGGCTCAGCGGAGCACCCCACACCTGCCTCCCGCGGGTCCCCTTCTCTCCGGGGTGCCCGGGGGTCCCCGCTTCGCcctgggaaggagagaggaggctGAGCCCCTGCCCGGCTCTGCCTGGGAGAGGAGGGGGCACAAATCCCCGCTGCTCAGCTCACCTGCTCCCCGTCCACCCCGTCGGAGCCGGCTTCTCCAGGAGGTCCCTACAAAATGGCACGGGGTGTAGGGCACGGCGGTGAGCACCCAGGCTTTGCCCTATTTCCCCCAGCACCATGGACCACCCCctagccccctccccagccccatcccttccctctccatccCCCTGGAGGTCTCCCTGCCGCTGCCAGCTCCCCCCGTGTCCGTGCCCTTGGTGCCGGAGGGTAAGCAGCGAGGTGGGGACGTACCTGCTCCCCGGGGTGACCCACGGCGCCCTAAAGGAGATGAGGGTGAGCAGGAGGGACAGGAGGCACCTGCACCACAGGATGGAGCCGTGCCaggctgtgccaagccgtgccaggctgtgccaagccgtgccaaactCTCACCTTCGCTCCACACTGCCCCGGGCATCCCTGCATCCCCCGGCTGCCCCGCAGACCTGCTGGtccctgctccccctgctctcaggaggggaaaaaagcatcaaaaagaCGGCGTGCCCGGCCACAAAATGTGCTCACA
This genomic stretch from Anas platyrhynchos isolate ZD024472 breed Pekin duck chromosome 23, IASCAAS_PekinDuck_T2T, whole genome shotgun sequence harbors:
- the LOC106016943 gene encoding uncharacterized protein isoform X2, with protein sequence MSGAGRVFRPRCCPFSHGDLRGPGFCFSPPSTQAPGQRLPFGGGPPSPAAPRWVLSHELLTPSPRWAAVGAPPPCAPRRAARPPAPRSPGGSGLAARLLPLTSRPSDVCSSPGINKPRISQPPTQPASSRSPRSAVPCRAVPVGPPLRPQAGAALSPPLSPALGGRAARAGPAGSPSHAGAMGPCRGRFLAVLLILVATGAWSQEEAPCALHVLVALDVTDFQQSNLQPYLERVLRDLAALESLTCRPLSLHLSLQSVGQGGDTIFQGGLQEPWADVLRRLARAHAFQRSYFNQLALQSFLGTLARQEEDTKALLVLTDGLDDEVQRMKEVAAAAWLQDQADLLLTVAVNNATRLGELQQLEFGRRMGNGQQLSIDMPEAGGHVAQELLALAERTCCGTCPCTCVGLPGLRGPSGPLGSKGVAGSKGRAGDEGEHGHSGEQGPAGLRGSRGMQGCPGQCGAKGAVGHPGEQGPPGEAGSDGVDGEQGEAGTPGHPGEKGTRGRQGQKGSRGARGEKGPPGPRGAVGPPGRSSLEPGPPGWRGEGGPQGDPGPDGPQGPPGPPGPPAHPTSCQKGQPGVQGKKGNRGSAGQGGEKGHEGAQGVPGPRGTKGVSGSPGSRGIQGAPGAEGPVGAAGPAGPKGDKGQEGAKGRKGNAGPRGPKGALGEIGCDRRGAPGRQGAKGVRGLPGFPGVQGQRGERGARGDKGRRGLPGRMGEPGSKGEAGSHGSLGPPGGPKGSPGIPPSTPCELKAFIRQRCASSSPSCPLFPTELVLVLETSSTVPPPLFSRMKELLALLLSDLHVSPAGCPAGARVAVLSYAASPSYLLRFGEAQSGAALLGRLRRLSPSRSSQRGRLASAMRFVGLHTLKRVRRAVLGRKVALFVTSGRNQALEGVGEVALQYEALGIVPVVLTFSPLPEVVRAFQVNSLFQVLQLSTAEPDRDTELLQQTLLPCVLCFDLCHPESCPAAAPPRNPLRLDADLALVVDNAALPARSLEAVAELFGNLLGRLQPAQRGARVTLVLTGPTTPQQGLGEVDLGLQSPGEQLRERLRLALVPRVAAVAPGGAVAWALRHVFPGGTRGCLRVLFVVGTGDRALWDGEARQALVPFSRCRDFGVLVLSLGRNGTERPEAAVPEVLAGWRHHELRLGSVQGPEMGYAERMALGFLRSLWAESSRHPSTPGCPQGSSPSGANTTEPSPGTPAQTPESLSVPLRGLPTASPSPGKGRRAVVVPGLCALDKDPGTACADFSLRWYHRRDTGTCERFWYGGCGGNANRFGTQKDCVHTCVGTGPRGAGEGNATRAACLEARDAGPCRSYSPKWFFEEPGRCSLFWYGGCGGSRNRFESREQCEALCVAPGAGGSRDPLPKNSSACAPGC
- the LOC106016943 gene encoding uncharacterized protein isoform X5, which produces MGPCRGRFLAVLLILVATGAWSQEEAPCALHVLVALDVTDFQQSNLQPYLERVLRDLAALESLTCRPLSLHLSLQSVGQGGDTIFQGGLQEPWADVLRRLARAHAFQRSYFNQLALQSFLGTLARQEEDTKALLVLTDGLDDEVQRMKEVAAAAWLQDQADLLLTVAVNNATRLGELQQLEFGRRMGNGQQLSIDMPEAGGHVAQELLALAERTCCGTCPCTCVGLPGLRGPSGPLGSKGVAGSKGRAGDEGEHGHSGEQGPAGLRGSRGMQGCPGQCGAKGAVGHPGEQGPPGEAGSDGVDGEQGEAGTPGHPGEKGTRGRQGQKGSRGARGEKGPPGPRGAVGPPGRSSLEPGPPGWRGEGGPQGDPGPDGPQGPPGPPGPPAHPTSCQKGQPGVQGKKGNRGSAGQGGEKGHEGAQGVPGPRGTKGVSGSPGSRGIQGAPGAEGPVGAAGPAGPKGDKGQEGAKGRKGNAGPRGPKGALGEIGCDRRGAPGRQGAKGVRGLPGFPGVQGQRGERGARGDKGRRGLPGRMGEPGSKGEAGSHGSLGPPGVMGPKGSPGIPPSTPCELKAFIRQRCASSSPSCPLFPTELVLVLETSSTVPPPLFSRMKELLALLLSDLHVSPAGCPAGARVAVLSYAASPSYLLRFGEAQSGAALLGRLRRLSPSRSSQRGRLASAMRFVGLHTLKRVRRAVLGRKVALFVTSGRNQALEGVGEVALQYEALGIVPVVLTFSPLPEVVRAFQVNSLFQVLQLSTAEPDRDTELLQQTLLPCVLCFDLCHPESCPAAAPPRNPLRLDADLALVVDNAALPARSLEAVAELFGNLLGRLQPAQRGARVTLVLTGPTTPQQGLGEVDLGLQSPGEQLRERLRLALVPRVAAVAPGGAVAWALRHVFPGGTRGCLRVLFVVGTGDRALWDGEARQALVPFSRCRDFGVLVLSLGRNGTERPEAAVPEVLAGWRHHELRLGSVQGPEMGYAERMALGFLRSLWAESSRHPSTPGCPQGSSPSGANTTEPSPGTPAQTPESLSVPLRGLPTASPSPGKGRRAVVVPGLCALDKDPGTACADFSLRWYHRRDTGTCERFWYGGCGGNANRFGTQKDCVHTCVGTGPRGAGEGNATRAACLEARDAGPCRSYSPKWFFEEPGRCSLFWYGGCGGSRNRFESREQCEALCVAPGAGGSRDPLPKNSSACAPGC